The genome window GCGGGCGCTGAGCGTGCCTTGCGCGGCGTGTAGGGCGATGCCCCGCTCCTGGTTGGGACTGTCGGCGACCGGGTCGCTGCCCTGGGTGTACAGCACCAGCCCGCCGGCCACCGCCAGCACCAGCTGCGCCTGGCTGGCCCAGTTCAATGCGGTGCCGGCCAGCAGCGCGGTCTGCGTCCCCGACACCCACACCTGGTCGGCCGGGGTCAGGCTCAGCACGCCCGCGCTGCCGCTGCCCAGCAGCGCCGGGCGGCTCCAGCCCGGGGCCTGGCCGTCGCCGCCCTGGAGCTGGCTGGCGGCGCTGCCGCTCTGGGTCGCCTTGAGGCTGGCCTGCAGGGTCTTGAGCCCGTCCTGCGCCGGCAGCGTGGCCGCCTCGTTGGGCAGCTGCGCCTGCTGCTGCCGGGCCGCATCGGCCAGCGCCTGCAGCAGCTGTTCGCCCTGTTCCAGCTGCGACAGCGCCTGGCTGGCCGCCAACTGCTGCTGGCCCGGCTCGCTGCTCAGCAGCAGGCCCTGGCCGGCGCGCACCGCGCCGTAGGCCTGGGTGGATAGTTCCGCCCCGAACCCGCGCTCGCCTTCGCGCAGGTTGTCGCGGCCGCCTTTCAGGTGGCCCAGGGTCAAGCTGCTGGCGTGCTGGGTGGTCGACAGCTGTGCGCGGCCCTGGCCGGGCGTGTCGTCCAGCCGCAGCTGCTGGTAGCCGCCGGCGCCGTCCTGGCTCTGCGCCAGCGCCTGGCTCTTGAACCCGGTGAACACCGCGCCGTGCGCGTTGCCCTGGAACCACGCCGGCGCATTGCCGGTGGCCCCGGCCCCGCCGCCGCCGACCTGGTTGTGCGCCGCGTCGTCCTGGCCGCGCCCGTTGTACACGCTGCCGATCACCACCGGCCGGTCGATGTCCCCTTCCAGGAACCCCACCAGCACTTCCTGGCCCTTGCGCGGCAGCACCACGCCACCCCAGTTGTCCCCGGCCCACGGCGTCATCACCCGCACCCAGGTCCACGCCGAGGCGCTGCCCGGCGCGTTGTCCTCGCCCCCCGGATGCGCCAGCGCGCTGCTGGCGTCGGCCCCGCGCTGGAACGGGAACTGCACCTTGATCCGGTGGTCGCGGTCGGACTGCACCGGGTCGCCGTCGCTGACCACGATCGCGCTCAGCGTGCCGGAGACCGTCGGCTTGGGATGCAGGCGCAGGCCATGGCCGTCCTCGGTCTGCGGCCGGTAGGTCGCCGTGGCCGGCAACGCGGTGAACTGGTTGCGGTAGAACTCCACCGACGCATCGTCTTGCGGCGGCGCATAACCGGCGCCCAGGCCCGCCAGCGCCGACGGCAGCGGCGCGCCGGCCACCGCCACCGCGCCCAGCGACTGCTCCAGCGCGTCGAACACCTCCGCGCCCAGGTTGTTGCGTGCCTGGTGCCGCACCTGCAGGCACAGGAACGCCGCATCGGCCGCCACGCCGGCATGTTGGCGCAGCCCGAAACGCGTGCCCGGCGCCAGTTGCCGCCAGGTCCCCTGGCCCTCGATGGTCTGCGCCGCCACCTGCTGCGCATCGAGCTGCTGCTGCGCGCGGCGCTGGCCGCGCGTGCTGTCCTGCCAGGCGTACGGGCCGGCGGTGTCCACGTCAGCGGCGTCGATGTCGCCCAGCGGCGTGGCTTCGGCGCCGGCCGGGCGCAGGCTCAGGCTGCGGTAGTCCCAGCTGGCCCGCGACAGCGTGGCGGTGCGCCAGCGCCGTGCCGGCGACCACTGCTGCACGCTGTCCTGCTGCTCGGTCACGTCGCTGCGGTGGTAGCGCACCGTGCCCAGCGCGGCGAAGGCGGCGTTGTGGTCCGACAGCACCAGCGTGTGCGTGCCGCGCGTGTCGCTGTCGGCGGCGCCGGTGTGCTCGAACCAATAGGCGATGCCTTCCTCGGCCAGCAGCCTGCTCAGGAACGCGGCGTCCGTCTCTTCGTATTGCGTGGTCAGGCTGCGCTTGGCGTACGTGCTGCGGTCGGACAGCTCCCAGCGCCACGCCGGCGCCAGCGCGCCTTGCTCGGCGTAGTCGGCGAACACGCTCTCGGCGATCTCCACCACGCTCATGTCCTGGAACACGTAGCTGTCCACGCGCTGGGCCAGCAGCGCCAGCCACGGCTCCACCACCAGCCGGTAGCGCGCCAGGCCGCCGTTGCTGCCGAGCCGTTCGAACGCGGTGACATGGCCGTGGAACGGGCGCAGCGCGCTGCGCGACTCGGCGGTGAGCAGTTCCAGCAGCACCGGCTACTTTTCATCAAGTATCGGCACAGTACGCATGATCCACGACATTAATAGTAAAAATACCCTTCGCCCATTTCGGGGGATCTTCAGGCTTACGGTTTCTCAGCGTTGACCGGAGCGGCGCTATTACCCAATTCCAAGACGCCAACTGAAACTCGTGGATAGCAATTGGAGACCTCAGCAAAGACACACTTCACGTAGGAGTCCGCCCGTACAGCTGTGCACGGAGTTCGGGATCTCTTGCTTTTGCCTCTTTAATGGCATCTTTCCAGAACGACAGCATTGCATCGCCTTTCGGCCCACCGCGCTTGACACGCCCATAAACCGCAGGGGCTTGGAGTGCGCCAGGCTGCTTTGACCCTGGCTGGCAGGCCTCTTCCACAGATTCGGGCCACTGCGGCTTCCTGCACAGCTTCATGGTGAGATACCGGAATAGGGCCCAGGGCAACGTGATTGGCAGAGCAAGAAGCATCAAACCCTTGCCTGCCGAAGAAACATGGATAATGAACGCGTTACGGAAACTTACCGCGGTCGACATGAATAGCTGTAGCGGGGGAAACGGCAGCGCGTCCATCCCACCACCGTTCATGTATCGGCGGATCATCTCCCAATGTGCCAAGGTGACGCCGGGACTGGAACCACTATCGGATCCAACGGCAAAGGTATGGATGACTTGGTCGCCGCGCATTACATGACCACGCAGATCATACGTACTGCCTTCATCAGGACCTATAGGTTTGTCGCGTCCAATGACGAAATGGATATCATCCCAAGGAACGGAGATCGCACCCTGCTTTCCACCTGTAAAGATATGAACAACCCGACTCACCCTATTAAAACGTATTGGATAGTACTGATACCGAAAAACATCCCGTCCTAATAGCATCCAGTATGCTAAAGCGCCGGCTCCTAGCGAGAGGATCACAACAAAGCCAATTGCGTAGTAGTCACCTGCGGTGACCGCCCGCAAACCCTCCGCTTTAACCTCCCAGAGCACCCGTATCATTGCCAATGCGAACGTGAACGCCATAGCGACAATGAGGGAGCCCCACATTGCTCCCCAGCCGCGATAGAGGAAGTGTCGATCCACGTATTCTACAAATACGGGATTTAGATCGATAATCCCTTGATCAATCGGCTTCAACCCTGATGCATCGAAGTTAGAAACATCCGAAACCCTTTCATAATCGGATAGCGGGCGATTCACACGATAATGCTGGGCCAACCAGCCTGCAAACTGACTCATTTCTTACGCCCCGGCCGGCATGAGCGCATTATATGCCTCATCTTGCTCTTCGACGGACCCAAACCTCCCATGTTCGTGCACGCCAAAAGGTGTCTTGTCCAACCACACTTCAACCTTATCGTCCCTAATCAAATTAATTAGCCATTCACCCAGCATGCTTATAAAACCAAGCACAAGAAGAATAATAAATCCAACGCCCGCGGTAAGAACCCCCGCAAGCATGAGAATAGCGACAACAGCTCCCGATACCGCTGTCACAGCGTAAAAGACCGTCATGGGGATATCACCTTTCCTGTAAGCGTCCACTGACTTCCAGCCATCAATTGCCGCACCTAATAGACCACCAACCGCACCAAGGGCTTTACCGAAAAACCCCATAGCCCCGGCCCTTGTTGACGCCTGCAGCGCACCAAATCGAAGCTCTGTTGCCAGCGCGGTACGGCCCCACATTGTTTTTTCTAGCCCAATGCCGATCAGTTCCATGCTGGTGCCAGTAAAGCCTACAAGTGCCGAACTCAGGGCCAATTCACGACGTAAGGCAGGCCCTTCCGACTTTTCGTCGAGCTTGCCAAACGAGTCGCATACGTTCCACGCGTCAAGGATCAGGCCTACCACACCAAGTCTCACGTCAAGGCTAACGTGCGGAGCGGCATGCTGGGATGCTCGGTTCTGTACCAGCGCCCTTATCTGCTGCTCCGTCAGCAACAAGTTCCCTAGCGATGAAGGGCTACCCCCGCGCGCTGCGGCCACCGCCTCCTTATCCCAAAATACCGCCCATTCGAAAATTTTTCTCCCACGCGCATTTCGCTCACCGGTCGCAACGCGGGCGCCACTACGCTCATTTAGTTCCTGGCGCAGATGTTGGTCGATGCGGGCACGCAACTCTCTCCTATTGACCCCGGGCTGCCCCCGACTCAACGCCTCAACGAGGAAGTGCGCCATTTCACGCTCGGATGCCTTGATGCCTACCCGTTCAATGCGCTTCCCGGAAAGCATCCCCAGAAGCCCCATCATGTTATTACGTGTGGCGGCGCTGATTGCAATGCTTACAGTCCCCCGGCGCACCGTGGTACCGACTTTTGCCAGACATGTGACGATTCCACCCGAAATTTTGTAGACAAAGCCTGCGATCAACCCAAGCCCCTGCTGAAGCTCAGCTGGATTCTTGCCACCTCTGTCCAAGACATGCCCATATGCCTTGAATATATTTGACCAAGCGCCAGGATTGTCGACCAGTGATTTCGATTGTTCCTGCAGAATCTGAGCGGCAATCTTGTCGTTCAGAACGAGCGCACGCATGGTTGCGTTCTTGATGTCATCGAATCGCCCGGTCAGATCCCTGATGACTGCTGCCTGGACGACGTCGTGACCTACGACTCCTTCAAGCGAATTTTCGACGATCTCCGTCCAGCGCATTCCACTGTGCGAGTACTCGTCATGATGGTTGCAGCACAGCCAGGTTCGATAGGATTCGTCCTGGTACCAGCTGACAAAGCTCTCGGCAAGCGGAGTAAGATGAGCGCTAGTAAAGCTCTCCATCTCGCTCTTAAGCTCAATCTCGAAGCGACTCATCGCAGCATGATCGTAGTCGTCGCGATATCTGTTCCACGCAGATTCTCGGGCGCTTTTTTCCTGCTCGGGCGTCAGCTCCTCCTGTATTTTGTTGATACCAGCTGCGTAAAGCTCCATGGCAGCCTTGCCAGTATACGCGCTAGCGCGCACTGAACTAAGCTCATCAGCTGCTGCTTGATCCTCGATGGCCTGCTTTATGCCGCGAATGGCTACAGCACTTGCCTGCTTCCAGCTGCGGTCATTCTCAACTTCGAAATCCCCCGCCTTTTCCCGAATCAGCGCCGACAGCTCCTGAGCAATGCCGGCAGGATCATTTAGCGCAAGCATCATCGGCCTACTAAGCGAAGCACTCTTTTTCAACCACTCCTCCATGCCTGGCACCTGCTGTTTACATCGAGCAAAGTGCACGAACGAGAATCCGAAACCAGGATTGGCGACAACCATGACTTCTTCAAGACTCTCTATCTGACCCAGAGAACCTGGCTTTTTTTGCGAAGGCGTAGGCTGGGCCGGTGGCAGAAATGGAATCGTGGTTTTCTGCCTTTCAGGCTGAGTGAATTTGAACTCACTGACCAAGGCCGCTGCATCCATTGCGTTGCCTGCGTGATCAAAGTCCTTTCCTGCTAACCATGCTTTTACATTGACGCAGCGCATGTGCTTCTGGCGTTCAGCACGTGACATGTTGCGCTTCAGTATCTCAGCTGGCCAAGGTGCTTCGCTGTAGCCAAACCATACGTCTCCAGCGCGCTTCGGATCGGGAATCGTAACGAAGCGTGCAATCTGCGAATTAGCCATACGCGCACAGCTTGGAGCAAATTCCTCTCGTGGCGGCGGCACGCCTAGGGGATCAAACTCTAATAGATAGGCGTCTTCAGTCACTTGATAGCCTTTCCACTCACCACGAACTTCATTGAATACATAGAGATACCCTTGGCGCGCAAGTCGCAAGGTGTAATGCGCTTCACTTCCGGGCAGAGCGAGGCTAGACACTCCCTTGCCGAATTTCCCCGTCAGCGGAGGGCCTCTCCATTGCTCACGCACGTCCGATCGACATACGGCATAGCGAAGCGGGAGTATCGGCAGTCCGATCTGATCGCAGACGTCACATTTCTTCGCAGGATCACAGGATCGCATCGGGGTCTTATCCATTCTGCCAAGCTCCTTGATGTTCAAGTTCAGTCGCGTATTGCTGAATCTTCTGCTCATCCACTTCGAAAACCAGGCTACGGTAAGCACCGGGCTCTTTCCGCGCCAAGTGCATCAAATCCTGAAACTCCGGACGATCGTGTATCCGTGGAGATATCGACATTGACAAAAATGCGAAAGCCTCTTGGTCATCCGCGTTCACGAGCCCTGCCGCTCTCGCATTTTCTATTTCGGTATACACGCGTTTGGACAACGGAAGGCTTCCGCCCACATGAACCTCTTCTTCCCGAAGTCGTTTAAGTACTTTATTGACCGATCCCAGCGACGCCACTGCGGATAACTGCGACAAGTCCATCGCGAATTCACTCTCCGCTGATTGCATGCTCTGGGACTGTGTCCATGTGTCTCCAGTTGCGTCGCGCGTTGTCCACACGTCAATTGGACCAAGCAGTGCATCCAATTGCGAGGCAGAAAGAATCCACTGCAGGCATGACCAAACGCGGGGGTCGTAAAATCTAAACAGCATCTTTTCGCCCTCGACGCGTCGAACCATCATCCTCGCAAGATGGCCGCGCACCCGCCCGGCTTTAGCGGCAGTACCGATAAGAGCAGAAAATGGCTCTTTATCGTGTGCTTGCCCGTAGGCCACCGTGGCGTCTAAGGCGCGAAGCTTCTCATCTATAGACATTTCTCCCAGCCGTAAAAGATACGGAAAAAGGTGCCCCTGCCCCTTCAATTCAAGCGGTACGATGGGTTCACAGGGCCACATCCCAACAACGTGCCGTTCAATCAGCAGCGGGTTCATGAGGGCGAACTGATGCGACTCGAATAGCCGATGATCGAAGTGCACGCGTTATGCTCCAAGTGGCACCAAACCGGCACCAGAATTTTCTGCAGTACGAACCCGATATTCGCAAGCCTCGTGGGAGCCTTGGATTGACTTGGCTGAATTGGACGCGGACTGCGGCCCCGTCCACACCCGATGTCCGCCCTTGAACTCGATCGTCCCCGGCGCGCCCAGTTCGATGTCGTCGCCGTCCAGCTTGATGTAGGCGCCGGCGGCCGTGGCCAGCAGGTGCTTGGTCGGCGCGGCGAGCTGGATGTCGGCGGTGGTGCTGACGATCCTGACCTGGGTCTTGGCTGCGATCCTGGCCTGGTTCCTGTGCGCGCGGGCGCTGAGCGTGCCTTGCGCGGCGTGCAGGGCGATGCCGCGCTCCTGGTTGGGGCTGCCGGCGACCGGGTCGCCGCCCTGGGTGTACAGCACCAGCCCGCCGGCCACCGCCAGTACCAGCTGCGCCTGGCTGGCCCAGTTCAATGCGGTGCCGGCCAGCAGCGTGGTCTGCGTCCCCGACACCCAGACCTGGTCGGCCGGGGTCAGGCTCATCACGCCCGCGCTGCCGCTGCCCAGCAGCGCCGGGCGGCTCCAGCCCGGCGCCTGGCCGTCGCCGCCCTGGAGCTGGCCGGCGGCGCTGCCGCGCTGCGTCGCCTTGAGGCTGGCCTGCAGGGTCTTGAGCCCGTCCTGCGCCGGCAGCGTGGCCGGCTCGTCGGGCAGCTGCGCCTGCTGCTGCCGGGCCACATCGGCCAGCGCCTGCAGTAGCTGTTCGCCCTGTTCCAGCTGCGACAGCGCCTGGCTGGCCGCCAGCTGCTGCTGGCCCGGCTCGCTGCTCAGCAGCAGGCCCTGGCCGGCGCGCACCGCGCCGTACGCCTGCGTGGACAGGTCCACCCCGAACCCGCGCTCGCCTTCACGCAGGTTGTCGCGGCCGCCCTTCAGGTGGCCCAGGGTCAAGGTGCTGGCGTGCTGGGTGGTCGACAGCTGCGCGCGGCCCTGGCCGGGCGTGTCGTCCAGCCGCAGCTGCTGGTAGCCGCCGGTGCCGTCCTGGCTCTGTGCCAGCGCCTGGCTCTTGAACCCGGTGAACACCGCGCCGTGCGCGTTGCCCTGGAACCACGCCGGCGCATTGCCGGTGGCCCAGGCCCCGCCGCCACCGACCTGGTTGTGCGCCGCGTCGTCCTGGCCGCGCCCGTTGTACACGCTGCCGATCACCACCGGCCGGTCGATGTCCCCTTCCAGGAACCCCACCAGCACTTCCTGGCCCTTGCGCGGCAGCACCACCCCGCCCCAGTTGTCCCCGGCCCACGGCGTCATCACCCGCACCCAGGTCCACGCCGAGGCGCTGCCCGGCGCGTTGTCCTCGCCCCCCGGATGCGCCAGCGCGCTGCTGGCGTCGGCACCGCGCTGGAACGGGAACTGCACCTTGATCCGGTGGTCGCGGTCGGACTGCACCGGGTCGCCGTCGCTGACCACGATCGCGCTCAGCGTGCCGGCGATCGTCGGCTTGGGATGCAGGCGCACGCCATGCCCATCCTCGGTCTGCGGCCGGTACGTCGCCGTGGCCGGCAACGCGGTGAACTGGTTGCGGTAGAACTCCACCGACGCATCGTCTTGCGGCGGCGCATAGCCGGCGCCCAGGCCCGCCAGCGCCGACGGCAGCGGCGCGCCGGCCACCGCCACCGCACCCAGCGCCTGCTCCAGCGCGTCGAATACGTCCGCGCCCAGGTTGTTGCGTGCCTGGTGCCGCACCTGCAGGCACAGGAACGCCGCATCGGCCGCCACGCCCGCATGCTGGCGCAGCGCGAAACGCGTGCCCAGCGCCAGTTGCCGCCAGGTTCCCTGGCCCTCGATGGTCTGCGCCGCCACCTGCTGCGCATCGAGCTGCTGCTGCGCGCGGCGCTGGCCGCGCGTGCTGTCCTGCCAGGCGTACGGGCCGGCGGTGTCCACGTCAGCGGCGTCGATGTCGCCCAGCGGCGTGGCTTCGGCGCCGGCCGGGCTGCGAGCGCTGACGGCACTGCAATATATTGGCCCCATGCAACTATTTGTAGAGGCTTTTATAGGATTCCCATAAATCCCCCAAGAAACTCTTGTCGGGCTTAGTCTCGATCTTCTGCATCGGACGGCGGTTCATATAATGCTTGGATGCCGCGAACGAACCGTACGCACCCTCAAGGCTGCTCTCTGCCATGCTGTCGTGTACATATTTAAGAAATCCACCATAAAGCGCCTCGACCTCTGGCAGTCGCTTACCAGGGTTGTTCCATATCCAATAAAGCGCTTGGCCTTGCGGATCGGTGACAAAGATATTGGATGCGACCTCTCCGTCGATCTGTTTCTTTGCCTGTTCCATATTGAAGGTATCGACCGAACGCGCGTTGCGTTCAAGGTACCTCAGTTCGGCCGCGAGCTTGTCGTACCGGCCTTTGGCGGCGGGATATTTCGGGGCACCCAACAACCAGGAGCCTGTCTGCTCGTTGGCGGTCTTTGCGAATTGTTCGTACCACATCCGCAGCCACTGAATGTAGATGATCATATGCCCCTTCATCTGCCCCTGAATGTCCTTGGGCAGCGAGCGCACCACCAGCGGCTCCGGCGGCACATAGCACTGGCTTTCCTGCTCGGCCGTGCGTTGGCCAGGCTTGGTGTAGGTACAGACGTATGGAAGGTTCAGGCGGATTACTGCGGGGCTGATTTCTTTTACGTCTTCAACCAGCGTAGTTAAAATGGCGCGATATTTGCGCTGAAAGGATTGAACCTCACTATTTACTACAAATTTCACATACAAAGCGACATCGAGATCTTCTAATTCGGTTAAGCTGGGCATGGGAATTCCCGCGCCATAAGCCCGGTTGTACATCATCTCTAGCGGATAACGTGCAAGTCCATCCAGCACACCCGCTTCCTCGGCTTCGGCACCTCCCCCCACATCCACCTGGCTACCGGGAAAAAGCAGCTCCTGCCGGTTGCCCGTCGCGCTGGCAGTGCCACCGATAATCGTCAACGGCTTGTAGAAGCGCAGTTCATGTGCCGCCGCATAATGCACGCAGCGTTCGACCTCGGGCAGCAACTTTATCTCCGACGACACCTTGTTGCTGAGCGGGATGAATCCGGTCAGCAGGTTATCGTCGTAGCGATTCGTCACGCAATCGAACAGGCCCATAAAGCGGATCTTGACCTCGACCGCTTGGTAGCGACCACTCGCGCAGATGTCGTCGATCAGCAGCTTGCTGAACGCAAGCGCGATCCCGCCGCCCATGTCGTAGCCAAAGATCGCCACGTTGACCCTGTGCACCGGCAGCTTGGCCTTGGCCAGTGCGAACGCGGCCTTGAAATCGGTCTCGGCCGACTTCAGGCGCGTATCCACGCCTGTGTTGAACAGCGCCGCACCGAGGGTCGAGTCGCGGATCAGTCCGACGCTTTCGGCTCCATAGCCAGCGGTATTCTTGGCCACGGCCGCGCCAGCATCCTTGGCTGCGCGCCACGGGTGCCTGACTACGTCCTTCCAGAGCCCACGCCATTCCTTGCGCAATTTTTTCCAGCCTTCCTTAGCTACAGTGGTAACGGGCTTCTGGGCCGTCTTGACGATCTGCTTCGCTTGCTTCTTGACGCGATCTATCGTCCAGGCCGCACGATTCGCGTAGGACTTGTCACGCAGCCGTTCGCTTTCCTTCCAGGCATCCGTCACCGCGCCCTTGGCGGCATCCTTCGGTGCGGAGCTGACCTTGTCCTCGATCTCCTTGCCGGCTTTGTCGCCCAGGGCGGCAGCAAGTGCGGCGTTCTCGGGGTCGAATTCTGCGCCAAGACCAGGGTAGTAAAAAGCCCGTGCACCGTGTGCCGTATCTTCGCGTAAGGCTGCATGAATTTTCGCAATGTTACTTGCAGGACCATTCTTGTTTGTGTAACCAAAACCGTCAAAGAGGAAACTTAACCAGAGCACCTGCTGGCATGCTGGGCATCTCTGTTCAGCCTCGACTTTTGTGCGATCAAGAAATGCGCGCTTTTGGTCTGAATCTTTACTTTCTTTTCTCGCCTGACTCACTTGGAATCTCCTTTTCCATCGGACGTTGCGGGCAACTCTTCTGCCCCCATATCATCTACCCATTGCAAAGACGCCGTTCCATCTTTCCGGAAATAAACGCGAAAATACCGTGATCCACTTGATTCAGGCTGAGGGATGGTGACTTTTAAAAAATGCTCCTCAGCTCTCTTCCCTGCATAAAAATCCTCCTTAGGAATAACAAAACTCCACTGCAAATTAACAGTCTTTCCAGGTGTGACATTACATCCACAAGAAAACTTCCCACCACCTCCCCACGAATTCCCATCAGTCCGACCTGGAGGATTCCCAAAGCAGCCAGATTTTGCCTCGTTATCCAGCCAGAACTCATGGATTTTTTTTTCGTACTCGTTGTAGCCAGTGACACAGACCGTTCTCGACTGCGAGAAACCATCCTTACAACCGCCCAGCAAGAGGATAAACGCCATCATCAAAAATCTAAGAATGCTCATAGTTTCCTCAAAGATCATACTTCTTTAGCAATAGATGGAGTTGGAGGAAGCTCATCCGCGCCCATGTCGTCTACCCATTGCAAAGACGCCGTTCCATTCTTGCGAAAGTAAATCCTAAAATATCGTGAACTGGATGATTGTGGCTGCGGCGTTTGGACTCTGATGGTGTGCTCCTCGGGCTTCAAACCAGAATCGTAGTCCTGCCTAGTCTGCTCGAATGTCCAGTAAAGATTGACAACCTTACCGGGCGTTACTTTACAGCCACAGGAAAATGCGCCGCCACCACCCCAATCACCCGTGTCTTTGCCACGCCCTGAAGGATTGCCAAAACATCCCGCCTTTGACTCATTATCAAGCCAGAACTCATAAATCTGCTTTTCGTATTCATTATATCCAGTCACGCATACGGTTCTCGACTGCGAGAAACCGTCTTTGCACCCACCGAGCAAGAGGATAAACGCCGCCATCAAAAATCTGAGCGTGCTCATAGGTGCCTCAAAGATCCTGCTTCTTTAGCAATAGATGGGGTTGGAGGAAGCTCATCCGCGCCCATGTCGTCTACCCAATGCAGCGAGGCAGTTTCATTCTTTCGAAGATAGACTTCGCTTCTCATGCCAGGCGCTCTTGCATGCTCGCCGCGTCATAGGCCCAGTCGAGCAGTTCCTCGCAGAGCACGTCGTCGTCGTCGCGGTGGTCGTGCACGATGGAGGACAGCTGTGCGTGCCAGCTGTCATCGACATCCCGGCGCACGACCGCGGCGCAGCAGCGATAGAGCAGCGGTTCCGCTTCCAGCCCCGCCTCCAGCAGCACGTCCTGCATCACGGACAGTTTCTTCCACGTCTGGAAGGGATCGGCATCGACCGGCAGCGCGCCGTTGCGCTTCAGCTCTGCGGCAATGCGATCCAGCCGGCCGAGCGCGTCCAGCCGTTGCAGCTCGGGTGGGGTCAGCGCAAGGCGCGCGGCGGGCCGGCCGGGCCTGCGTTCCGGCGAGGGACGCAGTTCCAGTGGGGCGGCGTCGCGACCGATGCAGACCCATGCATCGGCGCATGACAGGAAGGCATCCAGCTTGCTGGCCTCCACCGCCCTGGGTAGCGCCTGCAGCACTGCCGCATCGTAATAGCGGAGCAATCCCTTCTTGCCGCCGGGCAGCGATACCTCGGCGCGTTTCGCCAATGCCTGTGCCAGTTGGGCGATGGGCAGCGCACTGGAAAGTGCGACGAAGGCGAACGGCCTGCGCGGCAAATGCCTGTTCAACAACGCATCGACCCAGGCGGCCTCGTAGTCCATC of Xanthomonas translucens pv. cerealis contains these proteins:
- a CDS encoding type VI secretion system Vgr family protein — its product is MLLELLTAESRSALRPFHGHVTAFERLGSNGGLARYRLVVEPWLALLAQRVDSYVFQDMSVVEIAESVFADYAEQGALAPAWRWELSDRSTYAKRSLTTQYEETDAAFLSRLLAEEGIAYWFEHTGAADSDTRGTHTLVLSDHNAAFAALGTVRYHRSDVTEQQDSVQQWSPARRWRTATLSRASWDYRSLSLRPAGAEATPLGDIDAADVDTAGPYAWQDSTRGQRRAQQQLDAQQVAAQTIEGQGTWRQLAPGTRFGLRQHAGVAADAAFLCLQVRHQARNNLGAEVFDALEQSLGAVAVAGAPLPSALAGLGAGYAPPQDDASVEFYRNQFTALPATATYRPQTEDGHGLRLHPKPTVSGTLSAIVVSDGDPVQSDRDHRIKVQFPFQRGADASSALAHPGGEDNAPGSASAWTWVRVMTPWAGDNWGGVVLPRKGQEVLVGFLEGDIDRPVVIGSVYNGRGQDDAAHNQVGGGGAGATGNAPAWFQGNAHGAVFTGFKSQALAQSQDGAGGYQQLRLDDTPGQGRAQLSTTQHASSLTLGHLKGGRDNLREGERGFGAELSTQAYGAVRAGQGLLLSSEPGQQQLAASQALSQLEQGEQLLQALADAARQQQAQLPNEAATLPAQDGLKTLQASLKATQSGSAASQLQGGDGQAPGWSRPALLGSGSAGVLSLTPADQVWVSGTQTALLAGTALNWASQAQLVLAVAGGLVLYTQGSDPVADSPNQERGIALHAAQGTLSARAHRNQAKIAAKTQVKLVSTTADVQLAAPTKHLLATAAGAYIKLDGDDIELGAPGTIEFKGGQQVLTGPQGATSNAVVPNATLKPCPQDTTAKAAGGAAYI
- a CDS encoding DUF6708 domain-containing protein, with amino-acid sequence MSQFAGWLAQHYRVNRPLSDYERVSDVSNFDASGLKPIDQGIIDLNPVFVEYVDRHFLYRGWGAMWGSLIVAMAFTFALAMIRVLWEVKAEGLRAVTAGDYYAIGFVVILSLGAGALAYWMLLGRDVFRYQYYPIRFNRVSRVVHIFTGGKQGAISVPWDDIHFVIGRDKPIGPDEGSTYDLRGHVMRGDQVIHTFAVGSDSGSSPGVTLAHWEMIRRYMNGGGMDALPFPPLQLFMSTAVSFRNAFIIHVSSAGKGLMLLALPITLPWALFRYLTMKLCRKPQWPESVEEACQPGSKQPGALQAPAVYGRVKRGGPKGDAMLSFWKDAIKEAKARDPELRAQLYGRTPT
- a CDS encoding T6SS effector BTH_I2691 family protein, which encodes MDKTPMRSCDPAKKCDVCDQIGLPILPLRYAVCRSDVREQWRGPPLTGKFGKGVSSLALPGSEAHYTLRLARQGYLYVFNEVRGEWKGYQVTEDAYLLEFDPLGVPPPREEFAPSCARMANSQIARFVTIPDPKRAGDVWFGYSEAPWPAEILKRNMSRAERQKHMRCVNVKAWLAGKDFDHAGNAMDAAALVSEFKFTQPERQKTTIPFLPPAQPTPSQKKPGSLGQIESLEEVMVVANPGFGFSFVHFARCKQQVPGMEEWLKKSASLSRPMMLALNDPAGIAQELSALIREKAGDFEVENDRSWKQASAVAIRGIKQAIEDQAAADELSSVRASAYTGKAAMELYAAGINKIQEELTPEQEKSARESAWNRYRDDYDHAAMSRFEIELKSEMESFTSAHLTPLAESFVSWYQDESYRTWLCCNHHDEYSHSGMRWTEIVENSLEGVVGHDVVQAAVIRDLTGRFDDIKNATMRALVLNDKIAAQILQEQSKSLVDNPGAWSNIFKAYGHVLDRGGKNPAELQQGLGLIAGFVYKISGGIVTCLAKVGTTVRRGTVSIAISAATRNNMMGLLGMLSGKRIERVGIKASEREMAHFLVEALSRGQPGVNRRELRARIDQHLRQELNERSGARVATGERNARGRKIFEWAVFWDKEAVAAARGGSPSSLGNLLLTEQQIRALVQNRASQHAAPHVSLDVRLGVVGLILDAWNVCDSFGKLDEKSEGPALRRELALSSALVGFTGTSMELIGIGLEKTMWGRTALATELRFGALQASTRAGAMGFFGKALGAVGGLLGAAIDGWKSVDAYRKGDIPMTVFYAVTAVSGAVVAILMLAGVLTAGVGFIILLVLGFISMLGEWLINLIRDDKVEVWLDKTPFGVHEHGRFGSVEEQDEAYNALMPAGA
- a CDS encoding DUF4123 domain-containing protein, whose translation is MNPLLIERHVVGMWPCEPIVPLELKGQGHLFPYLLRLGEMSIDEKLRALDATVAYGQAHDKEPFSALIGTAAKAGRVRGHLARMMVRRVEGEKMLFRFYDPRVWSCLQWILSASQLDALLGPIDVWTTRDATGDTWTQSQSMQSAESEFAMDLSQLSAVASLGSVNKVLKRLREEEVHVGGSLPLSKRVYTEIENARAAGLVNADDQEAFAFLSMSISPRIHDRPEFQDLMHLARKEPGAYRSLVFEVDEQKIQQYATELEHQGAWQNG